A single window of Nematostella vectensis chromosome 4, jaNemVect1.1, whole genome shotgun sequence DNA harbors:
- the LOC116619005 gene encoding uncharacterized protein LOC116619005 isoform X2 — MAALNPQTQHTPFCRKYCEIEHHQLIIALLSMHNKSYGYSRPGSLHLLADGLEKTMATGWSKNDDVPDHERSLQLPLMFLACAFGNCRTVETLLKMGLDPLVQVKSTGESCLQGALNYLYKSGAWTENKRNKAACRMKPKRRILAFSEILNTLTAADPRILELKDNNSETVFHAVAKKLLSLKRYENEFKQHTSNEYHLKAFWRFSVTNQKVHFLSCLEHLLAKLIELKENGTIKPEAVLGIIKSKNNKSEDVFDILSCEEMEDELRVFKELEDKLQGHVILKLPADVTPPPKQDSDTEHPSAHQTIHVVFSSASDKPVSSWFSSMTRLDTMPTMSL; from the exons atggcggccctCAATCCACAAACTCAACACACTCCATTTTGCCGTAAATACTGCGAAATCGAGCACCACCAGCTTATAATAGCTTTGCTTTCAATGCATAACAAGTCTTACGGCTACTCTAGACCTGGATCACTGCATTTGTTAGCGGATGGCTTGGAGAAAACCATGGCCACCGGATGGAGCAAAAATGACGATGTTCCTGATCATGAACGATCTTTGCAGCTACCGTTGATGTTTTTAGCGTGTGCTTTCGGGAATTGCAGAACTGTAGAGACGCTTTTGAAGATGGGCTTGGACCCACTTGTGCAGGTGAAATCAACAGGAGAGAGTTGTTTACAGGGTGCATTGAATTATCTATATAAATCAGGCGCTTGGACAGaaaacaagagaaataaggCCGCTTGTAGAATGAAGCCGAAACGCAGAATTCTTGCATTTTCTGAAATTTTAAATACTTTGACTGCAGCTGATCCCCGGATATTAGAACTAAAGGACAATAACTCTGAGACCGTTTTTCATGCTGTTGCCAAGAAGTTGTTGTCTTTGAAGAGATACGAAAATGAATTCAAACAGCATACTAGCAATGAATACCATCTCAAGGCGTTTTGGCGATTTTCTGTCACAAACCAAAAGGTCCATTTCCTCTCCTGTTTGGAACATCTCCTTGCTAAATTGATTGAGCTCAAAGAGAATGGAACTATTAAACCAGAAGCAGTTCTGGGCATTATAAagagcaaaaataacaaatcagAGGATGTTTTTGATATACTATCATGTGAAGAGATGGAGGATGAGTTAAGAGTTTTCAAGGAATTAGAGGACAAACTCCAGGGACATGTGATCCTCAAATTGCCTGCAGATGTTACCCCCCCTCCAAAACAAG ATAGTGACACAGAGCATCCTAGTGCACATCAAACGATACATGTGGTCTTCAGCTCAGCCTCAGATAAACCAGTCTCTAGCTGGTTTTCTAGTATGACAAGGCTCGATACAATGCCAACAATG AGCCTGTAG
- the LOC116619005 gene encoding uncharacterized protein LOC116619005 isoform X1, which yields MAALNPQTQHTPFCRKYCEIEHHQLIIALLSMHNKSYGYSRPGSLHLLADGLEKTMATGWSKNDDVPDHERSLQLPLMFLACAFGNCRTVETLLKMGLDPLVQVKSTGESCLQGALNYLYKSGAWTENKRNKAACRMKPKRRILAFSEILNTLTAADPRILELKDNNSETVFHAVAKKLLSLKRYENEFKQHTSNEYHLKAFWRFSVTNQKVHFLSCLEHLLAKLIELKENGTIKPEAVLGIIKSKNNKSEDVFDILSCEEMEDELRVFKELEDKLQGHVILKLPADVTPPPKQDSDTEHPSAHQTIHVVFSSASDKPVSSWFSSMTRLDTMPTMVTISGNSITRGSGPCKLASEDQTCSSTKPERQKRVASSNFQENRTKKSKVILDYEDYIENEGDVPFSGCHLNFPNNKDLVQPENHSDLIQRTERDLEEARLASQTFEKECSNFDSMRLECLRKVKEKQEEMNRLRSEIKELRKNALELDRSKMKVFENWKQVKQLVEYLGTKLDSLSEK from the exons atggcggccctCAATCCACAAACTCAACACACTCCATTTTGCCGTAAATACTGCGAAATCGAGCACCACCAGCTTATAATAGCTTTGCTTTCAATGCATAACAAGTCTTACGGCTACTCTAGACCTGGATCACTGCATTTGTTAGCGGATGGCTTGGAGAAAACCATGGCCACCGGATGGAGCAAAAATGACGATGTTCCTGATCATGAACGATCTTTGCAGCTACCGTTGATGTTTTTAGCGTGTGCTTTCGGGAATTGCAGAACTGTAGAGACGCTTTTGAAGATGGGCTTGGACCCACTTGTGCAGGTGAAATCAACAGGAGAGAGTTGTTTACAGGGTGCATTGAATTATCTATATAAATCAGGCGCTTGGACAGaaaacaagagaaataaggCCGCTTGTAGAATGAAGCCGAAACGCAGAATTCTTGCATTTTCTGAAATTTTAAATACTTTGACTGCAGCTGATCCCCGGATATTAGAACTAAAGGACAATAACTCTGAGACCGTTTTTCATGCTGTTGCCAAGAAGTTGTTGTCTTTGAAGAGATACGAAAATGAATTCAAACAGCATACTAGCAATGAATACCATCTCAAGGCGTTTTGGCGATTTTCTGTCACAAACCAAAAGGTCCATTTCCTCTCCTGTTTGGAACATCTCCTTGCTAAATTGATTGAGCTCAAAGAGAATGGAACTATTAAACCAGAAGCAGTTCTGGGCATTATAAagagcaaaaataacaaatcagAGGATGTTTTTGATATACTATCATGTGAAGAGATGGAGGATGAGTTAAGAGTTTTCAAGGAATTAGAGGACAAACTCCAGGGACATGTGATCCTCAAATTGCCTGCAGATGTTACCCCCCCTCCAAAACAAG ATAGTGACACAGAGCATCCTAGTGCACATCAAACGATACATGTGGTCTTCAGCTCAGCCTCAGATAAACCAGTCTCTAGCTGGTTTTCTAGTATGACAAGGCTCGATACAATGCCAACAATGGTAACAATTTCTGGTAATTCCATAACAAGGGGGAGTGGTCCCTGTAAACTAGCTTCTGAAGACCAGACATGTAGCTCCACAAAACCAGAGAGGCAGAAGCGAGTAGCCAGTTCCAATTTCCAAGAAAATAGgactaaaaaaagcaaagtGATTTTAGACTATGAAGATTACATTGAGAATGAAGGTGATGTTCCTTTTTCTGGATGTCACTTGAATTTTCCCAACAATAAGGATTTAGTGCAACCAGAAAATCATAGTGATCTTATACAGAGGACTGAACGTGACCTTGAAGAAGCCCGTCTTGCTTCACAGACATTTGAAAAAGAATGTTCTAATTTTGATTCAATGAGATTAGAATGTCTTAGAAAGGTGAAGGAGAAGCAAGAAGAAATGAACAGGTTAAGAAGTGAGATAAAAGAATTGAGAAAAAATGCGCTTGAGCTGGATCGGTCAAAGATGAAAGTGTTCGAAAATTGGAAGCAGGTCAAACAGCTTGTTGAGTATTTGGGAACTAAATTAGATTCCTTATCTgagaaataa